In the genome of Methanococcus voltae, the window AAATAATATATAAAAAATAAATAATGGATAAAAAATAAAAAAAAGTAATATCATTAATATTATGATTATTGATATTATAATTAGTACAATATTTTTTCTTTTATTGATTCGTCAATTGCTTCGTAAGTTTTTTCACATATAAAGTCGATTTCGTCTTTTGTTAAAGATAATGGCAATACATAAATTAATTTATTCGCAATCGGTCTGATATAAATACCTTTTTCAAGTAATTTATCGGTTATTTTATAACCTACTTTATCGCCGTAATCGTATATTTCCTTAGTTTCCTTGTCTTTTACAATCTCAATTGCTACCATTAAACCAGATTTTCTAACATCTCCAACTTTTGAAAGCTCTTTCAATTTATCGAGCTTTTCATGCAAGTAATTTATAGTTTCTCCGATTTTTTCAAAAGGTTTATCATTTTCGAGTATATCCAATGTAGCGTGAGATGCTGCACATATTATTTGGTTTCCTGCATAGGTATGACCATGGAATAATTGTTTACATTCTCCGTAAGTCCCTAAAAATTCGTTGTATATTTCATCGGTTGCAATTGTTAATGCTAATGGCAAATAACCGCCAGTTATTGCTTTTCCCATACATATGATATCTGGCTTTTCGATACTTGTTAATTCTTCTCGTTCGGAGAAAAATGCACTACCTAAACGCCCGAATGTTGCTATTTCATCGAGAATTAGTATTATATCGTGTTCTTTACAGGTTTTTGCGACTTCTTCGATATAGTTTTTTGGATAAGGTATCATACCAGCTGAGCCCATAACACCTGCTTCAAGAATTACGCAAAATAATTCGTCTTTTTTCTCGGATATGAGCTTTTTAATGTTTTCAAGACACTGCATATTACAGCCTTGCTCGTTTCGATCATCAGTATCTTTAAATTGAGGGTTGTGCCTGCATCTGTAACAGTAAGGAGCTTCTGCAAAGTAACCATCAAATAATAACGGTCTAAAACAGCCGTGGAATAATTCACTACCGCCTACACTCATTGCACCGACAGTATCACCGTGATATCCTTCCTTAACGGATACAAACTTAGTTCTCTTAAATTCGTTATTATTATTATCGTTATCTTTATTTGTATTGTTATTATCATTGCATTTACTATTTTTAATCTTTTTATCCTTTAAAAGACAATATTCAAAAGCCATTTTTACAGCTATTTCCACAGCCTCTGCACCATCTTCCGAAAAGAATACTTTGTTAAGGTGTTTTGGTGCAAAATCTGCAAATCTTTTTGCAAGTATTGCTGAAGTGGTGTTTCCGCAACCCAATTGTGTTGAATGAGCTATTTTAAACGCTTGTTCCGATATTGCTTTGGCTATCCTATCTTCGGAGTGTCCAAAGAAGTTGCACCATACTGATGAAACGCCATCAAAATATTTTTTGCCATTTACATCTATTAGGTAATTTCCTTCGCCTTTTTCAATTAATATGGGTTTTCCTTCTTCGTATTCCTGCATTTGCGTGAATGGGTGCCATACTAAGGTTTTATCCCATTTTTCGACATCTTTTTTGTTATATCTTATTTCTTCATTTGTTGCATAATTTTTTAATATTATTTCTTCGTTATTTAAATCATTGTTTAATTCATTTTCTGAGTTCATTTTACCACTTATTGGTTGGTATATCTATTCTAAGATTATATATTTTTTCATATAGATATATTAAATTCTCATATATAAATTGAATGACAAAGAAAATTCATAAAATAGGAATTAATTGAATATTTAAAGTATTTAAAGTATTTAAAAATAGGAATTATATTTTTATTAGTTTATTTATTAGTTTATTTATTAATTTATTTATTAAATTAATCTAAATAAACACCTCTTTCAGTATCTTCATAAATTCCAAGGTATTTAACATATTTATCCATTTCTACTTCAGATATCTTTACTTTTTCGTGACATTTTTTTAATATGTAGGGGTAATTTGTATCTGTTATTTTATAAAGAGCGTCAAAAACCTCTTCATCCAATTTTTTAAACGATGTTATACCCATAGCTCCTTTTTTGAACTTTAAAAATTGATAATTTAATGTATCGATGTGTATATCAAATTTTCTAAGTTCATCAATAGTACTTTTAGATTTTAAATCTTCCTCCGCTAAATTTAAAGGAATTGAATATCCTGGTTCACATCTTGAAAATATCGCCATATCAGACCTTAGGCTATCTTTAAAGTAGATATTCATTTTAGAAGTTTTAGAAACTCCTATTATCCTATCCTTATGCTTTAAAAGTTCTGAAAGTATTATATTATACTCTAATTGTTCAAAAAGTACTTTTAATTCATTATCTCCAAGTTCTTCGGTTTGTTCATTATCTTTTATATTTGCGTCATTGTAGAAATTTGAATAAGCATTTATTTCTTGACAATTTAATTCATTTAATAGATACTTTCTAAATTCTTCTTCATATTTTTCATTGAAGTAATTAATATAATGCTCATACTGGTTTAGGGTTAATAAACGGTTCATTTTAGCGTGTATTAACCAAGAATAAACCGAACCATCGTATATATAGTAATCAAATGGTTCCGAACAATTATTTGTTAAGATACACAGTGCAAGTTTAAGTTCCATGGTTGCCATGTAGTGTTCTAATCTACTTCGTTTACTGTATTGGTAAGGTAGAATTACGCCTGAATCCCACGCATTTAATAAATGATTTACCTTTTCTCCTACTTTATGACCGTAAGCTTCAGCACCCACCACATAAAGGCTAAAATC includes:
- a CDS encoding aspartate aminotransferase family protein, producing the protein MNSENELNNDLNNEEIILKNYATNEEIRYNKKDVEKWDKTLVWHPFTQMQEYEEGKPILIEKGEGNYLIDVNGKKYFDGVSSVWCNFFGHSEDRIAKAISEQAFKIAHSTQLGCGNTTSAILAKRFADFAPKHLNKVFFSEDGAEAVEIAVKMAFEYCLLKDKKIKNSKCNDNNNTNKDNDNNNNEFKRTKFVSVKEGYHGDTVGAMSVGGSELFHGCFRPLLFDGYFAEAPYCYRCRHNPQFKDTDDRNEQGCNMQCLENIKKLISEKKDELFCVILEAGVMGSAGMIPYPKNYIEEVAKTCKEHDIILILDEIATFGRLGSAFFSEREELTSIEKPDIICMGKAITGGYLPLALTIATDEIYNEFLGTYGECKQLFHGHTYAGNQIICAASHATLDILENDKPFEKIGETINYLHEKLDKLKELSKVGDVRKSGLMVAIEIVKDKETKEIYDYGDKVGYKITDKLLEKGIYIRPIANKLIYVLPLSLTKDEIDFICEKTYEAIDESIKEKILY
- a CDS encoding DNA double-strand break repair nuclease NurA, which codes for MDYSKLKRNKEDIKNSIEEFKHEKIDCKNYWVKKDFKENNNNNNNNNNNNNNSNSLSKDYNFFAIDGSFNQRSFLDFSLYVVGAEAYGHKVGEKVNHLLNAWDSGVILPYQYSKRSRLEHYMATMELKLALCILTNNCSEPFDYYIYDGSVYSWLIHAKMNRLLTLNQYEHYINYFNEKYEEEFRKYLLNELNCQEINAYSNFYNDANIKDNEQTEELGDNELKVLFEQLEYNIILSELLKHKDRIIGVSKTSKMNIYFKDSLRSDMAIFSRCEPGYSIPLNLAEEDLKSKSTIDELRKFDIHIDTLNYQFLKFKKGAMGITSFKKLDEEVFDALYKITDTNYPYILKKCHEKVKISEVEMDKYVKYLGIYEDTERGVYLD